A region of Notolabrus celidotus isolate fNotCel1 chromosome 4, fNotCel1.pri, whole genome shotgun sequence DNA encodes the following proteins:
- the fbxo28 gene encoding F-box only protein 28, which translates to MAAVVDRVDGCVGSLDSDSVSPRQSTPPPDQPHQNNPLLGLPIVAIETILNFMSYDEISLLRSVCKRMDMICQRVLNQGFLKVERYHSLCQRQVKAQLPRRESERRNHSLARHADILAAVETRLSLLNMTFMKYVDSNLCCFIPGKVIDEIYRVLRYVNSTRAPQRAHEVLQELRDISSMAMEYFDEKIVPILKKKLPGADLSGRLIGSAPVAGPSTSLTTMSLLAKNTPSRSEMTKVQQQVKVNGASMTVLRREMQEIRVKQLEQQKQLQDQEQKLLEQTQVIGEQNARLAELEHKLRELMDSSAAAMGGPRPSTAVPSSSNVAVSSTVASTSGTVLAGGSGAAASLAREPESEGGSSLKRTRKSSDLPRQSKRLRSKK; encoded by the exons atggcggccgtgGTAGATAGAGTTGATGGATGTGTTGGGTCCTTGGACTCAGACTCTGTGTCCCCGAGACAGTCCACCCCTCCACCGGATCAGCCGCACCAGAACAACCCCCTGCTAGGACTACCGATCGTGGCCATCGAGACGATCCTGAATTTCATGTCGTACGATGAGATCAGCCTGCTGCGCTCG GTGTGTAAGCGCATGGACATGATCTGCCAGCGTGTGCTGAACCAAGGCTTCCTGAAGGTGGAGCGTTACCACAGTCTGTGCCAGAGGCAAGTCAAAGCTCAGCTGCCCAG GCGAGAGTCggagaggagaaaccattcACTGGCTCGTCACGCTGATATCCTGGCTGCAGTGGAGACACGCCTCTCTCTGCTCAACATGACCTTCATGAAATATGTCGACTCcaacctctgctgcttcatcccTGGAAAG GTTATAGATGAGATTTACCGAGTGCTCCGCTACGTGAACTCCACCCGCGCACCGCAGAGAGCTCATGAGGTCCTGCAGGAGCTGCGGGACATCTCCTCCATGGCCATGGAGTACTTTGATGAGAAGATCGTCCCCATCCTGAAGAAGAAGCTGCCGGGGGCGGATCTGTCAGGACGCCTCATCGGCTCAGCACCAG TGGCAGGTCCGTCTACCTCCCTGACCACCATGTCCCTGCTGGCCAAGAACACGCCGTCGCGCTCTGAGATGACCAAGGTGCAGCAGCAGGTCAAGGTGAACGGGGCCTCGATGACGGTACTGAGGAGGGAGATGCAGGAAATCCGTGTCAAGCAGCtggagcagcagaagcagctgcAGGACCAGGAGCAGAAGCTTCTGGAACAGACCCAGGTGATCGGTGAGCAGAACGCCCGCCTGGCGGAGCTGGAGCACAAGCTCCGTGAACTGATGGACAGCAGTGCTGCTGCTATGGGAGGACCCAGACCGAGCACAGCTGTCCCCTCATCCAGCAACGTCGCTGTGTCTTCTACTGTCGCCAGCACATCTGGTACTGTGTTGGCGGGGGGGAGCGGGGCCGCAGCGTCCCTAGCCAGAGAGCCGGAGAGCGAGGGCGGCTCGTCGCTCAAACGCACCAGAAAGAGCTCAGATCTTCCACGACAGTCCAAACGGCTGCGCAGCAAGAAATAA